The Flavobacterium commune genome contains a region encoding:
- a CDS encoding UDP-glucose 6-dehydrogenase, producing MGITKICCIGAGYVGGPTMAIIAQKCPHIQVTVVDLNEERIAAWNDADVNNIPIYEPGLSEIVKEARGRNLFFSTEVDKAIDEAEMIFISVNTPTKTYGKGKGMAADLKYIELCARQIAKVAKSDKIVVEKSTLPVRTAEAIKSILDNTGNGVKFQILSNPEFLAEGTAVQDLLNPDRILIGGDTSDEGEKAIQELVAVYANWVPVNQILTTNVWSSELSKLTANAFLAQRISSINALSELCEKTGADVNEVARAIGMDSRIGPKFLKASVGFGGSCFQKDILNLVYIAKSYGLNEVADYWEQVIIMNDHQKRRFSNNIVKTLYNTVSDKKIAFLGWAFKKDTNDTRESAAIYVADDLISENAKIAVYDPKVSRKKVLADLDYLQSRTADENVNSILSFDNPYEACNKAHAVAILTEWDEFVTYDWQKIYDSMQKPAFVFDGRNILDKTVLEKIGFVYQAIGS from the coding sequence ATGGGAATTACAAAAATTTGTTGCATTGGGGCGGGCTATGTTGGTGGACCTACAATGGCAATTATAGCACAAAAATGTCCGCATATACAGGTGACTGTGGTGGATTTGAACGAAGAAAGAATTGCAGCCTGGAATGATGCGGATGTGAATAATATTCCAATTTACGAACCCGGACTTTCGGAAATTGTAAAAGAGGCCAGAGGTCGTAATTTGTTTTTTTCTACCGAGGTGGATAAAGCTATCGATGAAGCAGAGATGATTTTTATTTCGGTAAATACACCCACCAAAACCTATGGAAAAGGGAAAGGGATGGCTGCCGATTTGAAATACATCGAATTGTGTGCCCGACAGATTGCCAAGGTGGCTAAGTCGGATAAAATTGTAGTTGAAAAATCGACTTTGCCGGTGCGAACTGCCGAGGCGATAAAAAGTATTTTGGATAATACAGGAAATGGAGTAAAATTCCAGATTCTTTCTAATCCGGAATTTTTGGCTGAAGGCACCGCTGTTCAGGATTTGTTAAATCCCGATCGTATTTTGATAGGTGGTGACACTAGCGATGAAGGTGAAAAAGCCATTCAGGAATTGGTTGCTGTTTATGCTAATTGGGTTCCGGTCAACCAAATTTTGACTACTAATGTTTGGTCCTCTGAATTGTCAAAATTGACAGCTAACGCTTTTTTGGCACAACGAATTTCTTCGATAAACGCCCTGTCAGAACTGTGCGAAAAAACAGGTGCCGATGTGAACGAAGTGGCGAGAGCCATAGGAATGGACAGCCGAATTGGTCCTAAATTTCTAAAAGCTTCTGTAGGTTTTGGAGGTTCTTGTTTTCAAAAAGATATTTTGAATTTGGTTTATATCGCAAAATCTTATGGCTTAAACGAGGTAGCAGATTATTGGGAACAGGTGATTATTATGAATGACCACCAAAAAAGAAGGTTTTCAAATAATATTGTAAAAACGCTTTATAATACTGTTTCCGATAAAAAGATTGCATTCCTGGGTTGGGCTTTCAAAAAAGATACTAACGATACCAGAGAGTCAGCAGCTATATATGTAGCGGATGATTTGATTAGTGAAAATGCTAAAATTGCGGTTTATGACCCCAAAGTATCCCGAAAAAAAGTTTTAGCCGATTTGGATTACCTACAGTCCAGAACAGCCGATGAGAATGTCAATAGTATTTTGTCTTTCGATAATCCTTATGAAGCCTGTAATAAGGCTCATGCCGTTGCTATTCTTACCGAATGGGATGAGTTTGTAACTTATGATTGGCAGAAGATCTACGATTCGATGCAAAAGCCTGCCTTTGTCTTTGATGGAAGGAATATATTGGATAAAACGGTTTTGGAAAAGATTGGTTTTGTTTATCAGGCGATTGGGTCTTAA
- a CDS encoding CoA-binding protein, which translates to MKNKKTLVLGASAKAHKPVFKAIELLVEKGHSVLAIGQNTAEVAGIKIRTKAIPLKNIDTISLYLNAKNQRDYYNYIVEAQPKRVIFNPGTENPELYQLLELNNIKVDVACTLTLLVTNQY; encoded by the coding sequence ATGAAAAATAAAAAAACTTTGGTTCTTGGAGCCTCTGCAAAAGCTCATAAACCAGTGTTTAAAGCAATTGAGCTGCTTGTTGAAAAAGGACATTCGGTCTTAGCGATTGGTCAAAATACAGCTGAAGTGGCGGGAATTAAAATTAGGACTAAAGCTATTCCTTTAAAAAATATTGATACTATTTCTTTGTATTTGAATGCCAAAAATCAGCGTGATTATTATAATTATATAGTAGAGGCACAGCCTAAACGTGTCATTTTTAATCCGGGAACAGAGAATCCGGAGTTGTACCAACTTTTAGAATTAAATAATATAAAAGTAGATGTGGCTTGTACGCTGACTTTGTTGGTAACAAATCAATATTGA
- the recR gene encoding recombination mediator RecR yields the protein MEFSSKLLEKAVNEISQLPGIGKRTALRLVLHLLKQPKEQTGFLTQALVAMREEIKFCESCHNISDTAICEICSNTNRNHQLVCVVEDIRDVMAIENTGQFKGVYHVLGGKISPIDGVGPSQLKIASLVEKVKSGKLSEVIFALSSTMEGDTTNFYIYKQIADSGIIISTIARGIAVGDELEYADEVTLGRSILQRLPFEKAIKNN from the coding sequence ATGGAATTTTCTTCAAAATTATTGGAAAAAGCAGTCAATGAAATTTCGCAATTGCCCGGAATCGGTAAGCGAACAGCTTTGCGACTGGTTTTGCATTTGTTAAAACAGCCTAAAGAGCAAACCGGTTTTTTAACACAGGCATTGGTTGCTATGCGTGAGGAGATTAAATTTTGCGAAAGCTGTCATAATATTTCGGATACAGCCATTTGTGAAATATGCAGTAATACAAACAGAAATCATCAATTGGTATGTGTGGTTGAAGATATTCGTGATGTAATGGCTATTGAAAACACAGGGCAGTTTAAAGGTGTTTATCATGTTTTGGGAGGAAAAATTTCGCCTATTGACGGAGTTGGACCCAGTCAGTTAAAGATTGCGAGTTTGGTCGAAAAAGTGAAATCAGGAAAATTGAGTGAAGTTATTTTTGCACTGAGTTCTACGATGGAAGGAGATACCACCAATTTTTATATTTACAAGCAAATAGCTGATTCAGGGATAATTATTTCAACAATTGCGCGGGGAATTGCCGTGGGAGATGAATTAGAATATGCTGATGAAGTGACCTTAGGAAGGAGTATTTTACAGCGTTTACCGTTTGAAAAAGCTATAAAAAATAATTAA
- the eno gene encoding phosphopyruvate hydratase: MSIIIKIHARQILDSRGNPTVEVDVITENGVLGRAAVPSGASTGEHEAVELRDGGKAFLGKGVLNAVNNVNTVIAEELVGTSVFEQNLIDQMMIDLDGTPNKSKLGANAILGVSLAVAKAAAAELGLPLYRYVGGVSANTLPVPMMNIINGGSHSDAPIAFQEFMIFPVKATSFTHSMQMGTEIFHNLKKVLHDRGLSTAVGDEGGFAPNLAGGTEDALDTIKLAVEKAGYSFGDEIMIALDCASAEFYVDGKYDYTKFEGETGKVRTSAEQAEYLAELTTKYPIISIEDGMDENDWEGWKLLTEKIGDKVQLVGDDLFVTNVQRLSTGIEKGIANSILIKVNQIGTLTETIAAVNMAKNAGYTSVMSHRSGETEDNTIADLAVALNCGQIKTGSASRSDRMAKYNQLLRIEEELGNTAYFPGLKAFKIK, from the coding sequence ATGAGTATTATTATCAAAATTCATGCAAGACAAATTCTTGATTCAAGAGGTAATCCTACTGTAGAGGTAGATGTAATTACAGAAAATGGTGTTTTAGGTAGAGCTGCTGTACCTTCTGGAGCTTCAACTGGTGAGCACGAGGCTGTAGAATTACGTGATGGAGGAAAAGCTTTTTTAGGAAAGGGAGTTTTAAATGCAGTGAACAATGTTAATACTGTTATTGCTGAAGAACTTGTTGGAACTTCTGTTTTCGAACAAAACTTAATCGATCAAATGATGATTGATTTAGATGGTACTCCAAACAAATCTAAATTAGGAGCTAATGCTATTTTAGGAGTTTCTTTGGCTGTAGCTAAAGCTGCTGCTGCTGAATTAGGATTGCCATTGTACAGATATGTAGGTGGGGTTTCTGCTAATACATTACCTGTTCCAATGATGAACATCATCAACGGTGGTTCTCACTCTGATGCTCCAATCGCTTTCCAGGAATTCATGATTTTCCCGGTAAAAGCAACTTCTTTTACTCATTCTATGCAAATGGGTACTGAGATTTTTCATAACTTGAAAAAAGTATTACACGATAGAGGTCTTTCTACGGCTGTAGGTGATGAAGGAGGTTTTGCTCCAAACTTAGCTGGTGGAACTGAAGATGCTTTGGATACTATCAAATTGGCTGTTGAAAAAGCGGGTTATTCTTTTGGTGACGAAATTATGATTGCTTTAGACTGTGCTTCTGCTGAGTTTTATGTAGACGGTAAATACGACTACACTAAATTTGAAGGAGAAACTGGTAAAGTAAGAACTTCTGCTGAGCAAGCTGAATACTTAGCTGAATTAACAACTAAATACCCAATTATCTCTATCGAAGACGGTATGGACGAAAATGACTGGGAAGGTTGGAAATTATTAACTGAAAAAATTGGTGATAAAGTTCAATTAGTAGGTGACGATTTGTTTGTAACTAATGTTCAACGTTTGTCAACTGGTATTGAAAAAGGAATTGCTAACTCAATCCTTATCAAAGTAAACCAAATTGGTACTTTAACTGAAACTATTGCAGCAGTTAACATGGCTAAAAATGCAGGTTATACTTCAGTAATGTCTCACCGTTCAGGAGAAACTGAAGATAATACAATTGCTGACTTAGCAGTAGCTTTAAACTGTGGTCAAATTAAAACAGGTTCGGCTTCACGTTCTGATCGTATGGCTAAATACAACCAATTGTTAAGAATTGAAGAAGAATTAGGAAATACTGCTTATTTTCCTGGATTAAAAGCATTCAAAATAAAATAA
- a CDS encoding SDR family oxidoreductase, with product MREITKYTILITGGAGFIGSNLCEYFLSKGNKVICLDNFATGHRHNLKACIDNPDFLLIEGDIRNFEDCKKAVQGVDYVLHQAALGSVPRSINDPITTNDVNVSGFLNMLQAATEGKVKRFVYAASSSTYGDSVGLPKVEDVIGKPLSPYAITKYVNELYAEIFSKTYGIETVGLRYFNVFGRKQDPNGAYAAVIPKFVMQLMNHESITINGDGNYSRDFTYIDNVIQMNELAISTDKIEAVNTVYNTAYGDRNTLNDLVGYLKQYLSVYDAKIADVTVVYGPNRAGDIPHSLASIDKAKDLLGYNPEYSLQEGLRIAVDWYWNNLK from the coding sequence GTGAGAGAAATAACAAAATATACCATTTTAATTACCGGAGGAGCAGGATTTATAGGTTCTAATCTGTGTGAATATTTTTTGTCCAAAGGCAATAAGGTGATTTGTCTCGATAATTTTGCCACAGGTCACCGTCATAATTTGAAAGCCTGTATTGATAATCCTGATTTTCTTTTAATCGAAGGTGATATTCGAAATTTCGAAGATTGTAAAAAAGCGGTTCAGGGTGTTGATTATGTGTTGCATCAGGCGGCTTTGGGTTCGGTTCCGCGTTCTATCAATGATCCGATTACGACTAATGATGTTAATGTTTCGGGTTTTTTGAATATGTTACAGGCAGCTACAGAGGGCAAAGTAAAACGCTTTGTGTATGCCGCCAGTTCTTCAACTTATGGAGATTCAGTAGGATTGCCAAAAGTAGAAGATGTTATCGGTAAACCACTTTCGCCTTATGCGATTACTAAATATGTAAACGAGTTGTATGCTGAAATTTTCAGTAAGACGTATGGAATAGAAACAGTAGGTTTGCGTTATTTTAATGTTTTTGGAAGAAAACAAGATCCTAATGGCGCTTATGCGGCAGTAATTCCAAAATTTGTAATGCAATTAATGAATCACGAAAGCATTACTATCAATGGTGATGGGAATTACTCACGTGATTTTACTTATATTGATAATGTAATTCAAATGAATGAATTGGCAATTTCGACAGATAAAATTGAAGCGGTCAATACGGTTTACAACACCGCTTATGGAGACAGAAATACGCTGAATGATTTGGTTGGCTATTTAAAACAATATTTGAGTGTTTACGATGCTAAAATTGCAGATGTAACAGTTGTTTACGGACCCAATAGAGCCGGAGATATTCCGCATTCATTAGCGAGTATTGATAAGGCAAAAGATTTGTTAGGGTACAATCCGGAGTATTCTTTGCAGGAAGGACTTAGGATTGCGGTAGATTGGTATTGGAATAATTTGAAATGA
- a CDS encoding citrate synthase, translating into MSKTAILEIDGKKYEFPVIKGSENEEAININKLRDLTGAITIDPGYKNSGSCTSGITFLDGELGILRYRGYAIEDLADQANFLEVSYLLIFGELPTAAQLEQFETDIRKHTLVNEEMKGIIDGFPKTAHPMGVLAALTSALTAFNPKSVNVENEKELYQAVCKTMGKFLVIATWTYRKSMGYPLNYYDNTKGYVENFMRLMFELPTEPYKLSPVVTEALDKLFILHADHEQNCSTSTVRMVGSSHAGLFASISAGVSALWGPLHGGANQAVLEMLEEIHQNGGDTEKYLAKAKDKNDPFRLMGFGHRVYKNFDPRAKIIKKAANEVLGTLGVDDPILEIAKKLEAAALEDEYFKARNLYPNVDFYSGIIYRALGIPTDMFTVMFAIGRLPGWIAQWKEMRENKEPIGRPRQIYTGSPLREFKKPV; encoded by the coding sequence ATGTCAAAAACAGCTATATTAGAAATTGATGGTAAGAAGTATGAGTTTCCTGTTATTAAAGGAAGCGAGAACGAAGAAGCAATCAATATTAACAAGTTAAGAGATTTAACAGGAGCAATCACTATTGATCCGGGTTATAAAAATTCAGGTTCTTGTACTAGTGGAATTACTTTCTTAGATGGAGAACTGGGAATTTTGCGTTACAGAGGATATGCTATTGAAGATTTAGCAGATCAGGCTAACTTTTTAGAAGTTTCTTATCTTTTAATTTTTGGTGAATTGCCAACAGCTGCTCAATTAGAACAATTTGAAACAGATATTAGAAAACATACCTTAGTAAATGAGGAGATGAAAGGTATTATCGATGGTTTCCCTAAAACAGCTCACCCAATGGGAGTTTTAGCGGCTTTAACTAGTGCTTTAACTGCTTTCAATCCAAAATCAGTTAATGTTGAGAACGAAAAAGAATTGTACCAGGCAGTTTGTAAAACTATGGGTAAATTTTTAGTTATTGCAACATGGACTTACAGAAAAAGTATGGGGTATCCTTTGAATTATTATGATAATACTAAAGGATATGTAGAAAACTTCATGAGATTAATGTTTGAGTTGCCAACTGAGCCTTATAAATTAAGTCCTGTTGTAACTGAAGCTCTTGATAAATTATTTATTTTACATGCTGATCACGAACAAAACTGTTCTACTTCTACAGTAAGAATGGTAGGTTCTTCTCACGCAGGTTTATTTGCTTCTATCTCTGCAGGAGTTTCTGCTTTGTGGGGACCATTACACGGTGGTGCAAACCAAGCGGTATTGGAAATGTTAGAAGAAATTCACCAAAATGGTGGAGATACTGAAAAGTATTTGGCTAAAGCAAAAGATAAAAACGATCCATTCCGTTTAATGGGATTCGGACACAGAGTTTACAAAAACTTTGATCCTCGTGCTAAAATTATCAAAAAAGCAGCTAATGAAGTTTTAGGAACTTTAGGAGTTGATGATCCAATTTTAGAAATCGCTAAAAAATTAGAAGCAGCAGCTTTAGAAGACGAATACTTCAAAGCTAGAAATTTATATCCAAACGTAGATTTCTATTCAGGAATCATCTACAGAGCTTTAGGAATTCCTACTGATATGTTTACAGTAATGTTTGCTATCGGAAGATTGCCAGGTTGGATTGCACAATGGAAAGAAATGCGTGAAAACAAAGAGCCAATTGGAAGACCAAGACAAATTTACACTGGATCTCCATTAAGAGAATTTAAAAAACCGGTATAA
- the ctlX gene encoding citrulline utilization hydrolase CtlX, which yields MKQVTNSVLMIRPVAFRMNEQTTANNYFQKELSGMLPAAINAKAQQEFDALVSQLQGVGVDVIVVDDTPETDTPDSIFPNNWISFHDNGDVVLYPMFAENRRTERREDILDILEEKGFVIENVVDFTSAEEEGVFLEGTGSVVLDRVNSIAYCALSPRANEELFIEFCEDFDYAPVIFEAYHMVGGKQQLVYHTNVMMSVGEHFAIICADMIDDKKERKMVLDNLRASGKEIVLISEQQVEQFAGNVLELSGTNDKRYIVMSTTALESLNAAQKNQLGKYGSILSADLQTIENCGGGSARCMLAEIFLPKN from the coding sequence ATGAAACAAGTAACAAATTCAGTTTTGATGATTCGTCCGGTAGCTTTTCGAATGAATGAGCAAACGACAGCCAATAATTATTTTCAAAAAGAATTAAGCGGAATGTTGCCGGCAGCAATAAATGCTAAAGCACAACAGGAATTTGATGCTTTGGTAAGTCAGCTCCAAGGTGTGGGGGTTGATGTTATTGTAGTAGATGATACTCCTGAAACGGATACTCCGGATAGTATTTTTCCAAATAATTGGATTTCGTTTCACGATAATGGTGATGTGGTTTTGTATCCAATGTTTGCCGAGAACCGCAGAACTGAACGTCGGGAAGATATTTTGGATATTTTGGAAGAAAAAGGTTTTGTGATTGAAAATGTAGTTGATTTTACTTCGGCGGAAGAAGAGGGTGTTTTTTTGGAAGGAACAGGTAGTGTGGTTTTGGATAGAGTTAATTCGATTGCTTATTGTGCTTTGTCTCCAAGGGCCAATGAAGAACTTTTTATTGAATTCTGCGAAGATTTTGATTATGCTCCGGTTATTTTTGAAGCCTATCATATGGTTGGCGGAAAACAACAATTAGTTTATCATACTAATGTGATGATGAGTGTTGGAGAACATTTTGCAATAATTTGCGCCGATATGATTGATGATAAAAAAGAGCGCAAAATGGTTTTGGATAATCTAAGAGCCAGTGGGAAAGAGATTGTTCTAATAAGTGAGCAACAAGTGGAGCAATTTGCCGGAAATGTGTTAGAACTTTCGGGTACTAATGATAAAAGGTATATTGTAATGAGTACTACAGCTCTTGAGTCGTTGAACGCTGCACAAAAGAATCAGTTGGGGAAATATGGGAGTATTTTGAGTGCTGATTTGCAAACTATCGAAAACTGTGGCGGAGGAAGCGCCCGATGTATGCTAGCTGAGATTTTCCTTCCCAAGAATTAA
- a CDS encoding polysaccharide biosynthesis tyrosine autokinase, whose translation MLDIKDFSIFENQVSFDFKGLLIKILSYWKWFLISLIITFTIAYQVNIRKEKIYEMGTLISVKEENNPLFTSNTSLTFNWGGVSDQMQTILTTLQSRSHNELVVDQLQFYIDYLVQEKYNMVDAYGAVPFYLTIDKNKGQLSGALIAIQFLSESEYQIKIIFEGNSASLITYSDNSYSNTAVAVGDFVKKYKVGEQVSLPFLHWKLQIKDNPGFYKGKEYFVRFNNFDGTVSRYRGINVSADEKGASILSLKLTGTNKARMVEYLNATVNMLIKRQLDKKNRFATNTIAFIDSTLVAMESQLKTAGEELKSFKKGKDVLNIEDGGAKFSDKILQYDVEKDAIVRKISYYNSLKAYLKNSVDYSRLPAPSVAGIEDPNIVANISKLIALSTQRSEMAYAVKSDKIFRDFDNQMEAVKSVLLENIASAKSSLQFDLGLINSKINQAEGNIKKLPDDQQELVKIKRKYDLSDNIYSTFLQKRSEADIVKAANLSDIHFIDPAKDVGGGLIGPNSSVNYVSALFLGILIPLLFIFVLFFINNSVQNAEDVSKQTQIPLIGVVGVYKENGELAVFDKPKSALSESFRAIRSSLQFLYKRQHVEGAKTLMITSSVSGEGKTFCSINIATVFALSEKKTVIVGLDLRKPKLSQEFNLTNDVGVVNYLIKQKSLDQIVNTTSIPYLDVILSGPVPPNPSELIIGEAMAELIEELKKNYDYIILDTPPVGLVSDSLELGQYADVTLYIVRQNITKKEMIPLLNNRVKRGEMNNVSIILNGFENKAKYGSAYGYGYGYGYGDYSNGYHEEEKPKNVLKKIMKKIRKV comes from the coding sequence ATGTTAGATATAAAAGATTTTTCCATTTTTGAAAACCAAGTTAGTTTTGACTTTAAAGGTTTGCTAATAAAAATACTGAGTTATTGGAAATGGTTTTTAATTAGTTTAATCATTACATTTACTATTGCTTATCAGGTGAATATTCGTAAAGAGAAAATTTACGAAATGGGAACTTTGATTTCGGTAAAAGAAGAGAATAATCCGTTGTTTACTTCTAATACGAGTTTGACATTCAATTGGGGAGGAGTTTCCGATCAGATGCAGACCATTTTAACCACCTTACAATCCCGCTCTCATAACGAATTAGTTGTTGATCAATTGCAGTTTTACATTGATTATCTGGTACAGGAAAAGTACAATATGGTCGATGCTTATGGTGCTGTTCCGTTTTATCTAACTATTGATAAAAACAAAGGGCAGCTTTCAGGAGCTTTGATTGCTATTCAATTTTTAAGCGAATCGGAATATCAAATAAAAATTATTTTTGAAGGTAATTCGGCTTCATTAATTACTTATTCTGATAATTCGTACAGTAATACTGCTGTAGCTGTAGGTGATTTTGTTAAGAAATACAAAGTAGGCGAACAGGTTTCGTTGCCGTTTTTACACTGGAAATTACAAATAAAAGACAATCCCGGTTTTTATAAGGGTAAAGAGTATTTTGTACGATTCAATAACTTTGACGGTACCGTTTCCCGTTACAGAGGAATCAACGTTAGTGCTGACGAAAAAGGAGCTTCGATACTTAGTTTAAAATTAACTGGGACTAATAAGGCCCGAATGGTAGAGTATCTCAATGCAACGGTGAATATGTTGATTAAAAGGCAATTGGACAAGAAGAATCGATTTGCAACCAATACCATTGCTTTTATTGATAGTACTCTTGTGGCTATGGAATCGCAATTAAAGACAGCCGGAGAAGAGCTGAAGTCTTTTAAGAAAGGAAAAGATGTTTTAAACATTGAAGATGGAGGAGCTAAGTTTTCGGATAAAATTCTTCAATATGATGTGGAAAAAGATGCTATTGTTCGAAAAATAAGTTATTATAATTCGCTTAAAGCCTATTTAAAAAACAGTGTTGATTATTCCAGACTTCCTGCGCCATCCGTTGCCGGAATTGAAGATCCTAATATTGTAGCTAATATTTCCAAGCTGATTGCTCTTTCTACCCAACGTTCAGAAATGGCTTATGCTGTAAAAAGTGATAAGATATTCCGGGATTTTGACAATCAAATGGAGGCTGTTAAAAGTGTTTTGTTAGAAAATATCGCTAGCGCAAAATCATCATTGCAATTTGACTTAGGTTTGATAAACAGTAAAATTAATCAGGCTGAAGGGAATATTAAAAAGTTACCTGATGATCAGCAGGAATTGGTTAAAATAAAGCGGAAATACGATTTAAGTGATAATATTTACAGCACTTTTCTTCAAAAAAGAAGCGAAGCCGATATTGTAAAAGCAGCCAATTTATCCGATATTCATTTTATCGATCCGGCCAAAGATGTGGGCGGAGGCTTGATAGGACCTAATTCTTCTGTAAATTATGTATCGGCACTTTTTCTGGGAATCTTAATTCCGTTGCTTTTTATTTTTGTACTCTTTTTTATCAATAATTCGGTCCAAAACGCAGAAGATGTAAGCAAGCAAACTCAAATTCCGTTAATAGGAGTTGTAGGTGTGTATAAGGAAAATGGGGAATTGGCGGTTTTTGATAAGCCTAAATCGGCTTTATCTGAATCTTTTAGAGCCATTCGCTCGTCTTTACAGTTTTTGTATAAAAGGCAGCATGTTGAAGGAGCTAAAACCCTTATGATAACTTCTTCGGTAAGTGGTGAAGGAAAGACATTTTGTTCGATTAATATCGCTACGGTTTTTGCTTTAAGCGAAAAGAAGACAGTAATTGTTGGTTTGGATTTGAGGAAACCAAAATTGTCTCAGGAATTTAATTTGACCAATGATGTCGGTGTGGTTAATTATTTGATTAAACAAAAAAGTTTAGACCAAATAGTCAATACAACCTCAATTCCTTATCTGGATGTGATTCTTTCAGGGCCGGTTCCGCCTAATCCTTCGGAGTTGATTATTGGTGAAGCTATGGCAGAGTTGATTGAGGAGTTAAAAAAGAATTACGATTACATTATTTTAGATACTCCTCCTGTTGGTTTGGTTTCGGATTCTTTGGAGTTAGGGCAATATGCTGATGTTACTTTGTATATAGTAAGGCAAAATATTACTAAGAAAGAAATGATTCCGTTATTGAATAACAGGGTTAAACGTGGAGAAATGAATAATGTGAGTATTATTTTGAATGGATTTGAAAATAAAGCCAAGTATGGATCTGCTTATGGGTACGGCTATGGCTATGGTTACGGAGATTATTCTAACGGTTATCATGAAGAGGAAAAACCAAAGAATGTTTTGAAAAAAATAATGAAGAAAATTAGAAAAGTCTAA
- a CDS encoding polysaccharide biosynthesis/export family protein — protein sequence MGKYLFGLLLSISVLFSSCISTRDLVYLQNKNETNAETSISAVVSKPYRLQSNDVLSISIKANDPKLVEIFSTTSSGESGKSEAALYFSGFTVDDHGNIRMPILGELNVIGYTLDEVRQRIEKQLLAEYFKKEANIFVIVKLAGFRYTINGEIGSTGTKTLFQENVNIMEAIANAGDITLLGNRKAVTIIRKTPTGNEMHDIDLTDINVVNSPYYYLQPNDYIYVKPLRQKTWGTGKTGIESLGTIFTLISLGTTVFLLLR from the coding sequence ATGGGTAAGTATCTATTTGGTTTATTGCTAAGTATTAGTGTGTTGTTTTCCTCCTGTATTTCAACAAGGGATTTGGTTTATTTGCAAAATAAAAACGAAACCAATGCTGAAACATCGATTTCGGCAGTGGTGTCTAAGCCTTATCGTTTGCAATCTAATGATGTTTTGAGTATTAGTATTAAAGCGAATGATCCTAAATTAGTCGAGATTTTTAGTACTACAAGTAGTGGAGAATCAGGAAAATCAGAAGCAGCTTTGTATTTTAGTGGTTTTACGGTAGATGATCACGGGAATATCAGAATGCCTATTTTAGGAGAGTTAAATGTAATAGGTTACACTCTTGATGAAGTAAGACAACGTATAGAAAAACAATTATTAGCCGAATATTTTAAGAAAGAAGCCAATATTTTTGTGATAGTAAAATTGGCCGGTTTTCGTTATACTATTAATGGCGAAATAGGAAGTACAGGGACTAAAACTTTGTTTCAGGAAAATGTAAATATCATGGAAGCCATTGCTAACGCTGGCGATATTACACTTTTAGGAAATAGAAAAGCGGTTACCATTATCCGGAAAACCCCAACAGGAAATGAAATGCACGACATTGATTTGACAGATATAAATGTGGTAAATTCACCTTATTATTATTTGCAACCCAATGATTATATTTATGTAAAACCGCTAAGACAAAAAACCTGGGGTACAGGGAAAACAGGTATAGAATCTTTAGGTACAATCTTTACATTGATATCATTAGGTACAACTGTTTTTTTATTATTAAGATAA